From Camelina sativa cultivar DH55 chromosome 7, Cs, whole genome shotgun sequence, one genomic window encodes:
- the LOC104699877 gene encoding E3 ubiquitin-protein ligase RNF25-like isoform X2, protein MTEEEVAMEVEAVEAVYGEDCVILDSYPPHLHLHMKPRTAEISSQQFVEAVLRIQACSKYPDEPPRISLIESKGLDEHRQKHLIGIVQEKASQLSSSLMLVELCEEAVERLTIMNHPDGDCPLCLYPLFPEDDGCKQMPYMKLMSCFHCFHCECIIRWWNWLHAQKDADSKSVDALHPRRESSAREGHSGSADKSLGNCPLCRKVFHASDIEHVLDLVGTQSPQQLTCFGPNRILV, encoded by the exons ATGACGGAGGAAGAGGTAGCGATGGAAGTGGAAGCTGTAGAAGCTGTTTACGGCGAAGACTGCGTCATATTGGATTCTTATCCTCCTCATCTCCACCTCCATATGAAGCCCCGTACCGCCGAGATCTCTTCTCAgcag TTTGTGGAAGCGGTTTTGAGAATCCAAGCATGTTCTAAG TATCCAGATGAACCGCCTCGAATTAGTCTGATTGAATCCAAGGGTCTTGATGAGCATAGGCAAAAGCATTTGATTGGCATAGTTCAAGAGAAAGCTTCTCAGTTATCATCTTCTTTAATGCTTGTTGAACTTTGTGAG GAAGCAGTTGAGAGGCTCACAATTATGAATCACCCGGACGGAGATTGTCCACTGTGTTTGTATCCATTATTCCCTGAGGATGACGGGTGTAAACAAATGCCATATATGAAGCTGATGtcttgttttcattgttttcaCTG TGAGTGCATCATTAGGTGGTGGAACTGGCTTCATGCACAGAAAGATGCTGATTCGAAATCTGTTGACGCTTTACACCCGCGTAGAGAATCAAGTGCTCGAGAAG GTCATTCTGGATCAGCAGATAAAAGCTTGGGAAACTGTCCATTGTGCCGCAAAGTATTTCATGCGAGTGATATTGAACATGTTCTTGACTTAGTTGGTACTCAATCACCTCAACAG CTTACATGCTTTGGACCAAACAGGATTCTGGTTTGA